One Passer domesticus isolate bPasDom1 unplaced genomic scaffold, bPasDom1.hap1 HAP1_SCAFFOLD_368, whole genome shotgun sequence genomic window carries:
- the LOC135292460 gene encoding feather keratin Cos2-2-like: protein MSCCKPCDPCCQPCGPCPLASSCNECCVRQCQSSHVVIEPPAVLVTLPGAILSSSPQNTAVGSSTSAAVGSILSSQGVPISSGGFDISCITNCFGGSRCRPC from the coding sequence atgtcctgctgcaagccctgcgacccttgctgccagccctgcggcccctgcccgctggccagcagctgcaatgagtgctgtgtcaggcagtgccagagctcccaCGTGGTCATTGAGCcgcctgctgtgctggtgaccctgcccggcgccatcctcagctcctctccacAGAACACCGCCGTGggatcctccacctctgctgctgttggcagcatcctcagctctcagggagtgcccatcagctctgggggcttTGACATCTCCTGCATCACCAACTGCTTTGGTGGCAGCAGATGCCGTCCCTGCTAA